AACGTCGAGTACCAGGCGATCACCACGAACGGGAACGTCGTCGTCGTCGACAACCCGTCGACGATGCCGGAGCCGGGCACCATCGACCGGATCGAAGAGCCCTACGTGCGCGTCACGATCCTCTCGCCGACCGACTACATCGGCACGCTGATGGAGCTCGCGCAGCAACGACGCGGAACGCTCGACAAGATGGACTACCTCTCGGAGGACCGCGTCGAGATCGTCTACGAGCTGCCGCTCGCGGAGATCGTCACCGACTTCTTCGACCAGATGAAGTCGCGCACCCGCGGCTACGCGTCGCTCGACTACGAGCCGATCGGCTACCGACCGTCGAACCTGGCCAAGGTCGACGTGTTGCTCAACGACGTTCCCGTCGACGCGTTCTCCGCGATCGTGCACCGCGACAAGGCGTACGACTACGGCCGCAAGATGACGGTGAAGCTGCGCGCGCTCATTCCGCGACAGCTCTTCGACGTGCCGATCCAGGCCGCAATCGGTGGTCGGATCATCGCTCGCGAGACGGTCAAGGCGCGGCGCAAGGACGTGACCGCGAAGTGCTACGGCGGTGACATCACGCGCAAGCGCAAGCTGCTGGAGAAGCAGAAGGAAGGGAAGCGCAAGATGAAGTCGGTCGGCCGCGTCGAAGTCCCGCAGGAAGCCTTCGCCGCCGCGCTCAAGCTCGATGAGTAACGCGTAAACCGTTCGCCGGGGCGTCGCGCGTTGCGGCGCTCGGCGCCGGTCGGTCGCCGGACCCCACCCGCCCGCCGCACGCGCGTTGCGAACTACGCCGCCGTGCCAGGCGCGGCGACTTCCGCCGGCGCCGACGTCCGGCGACGTTCCCGACACCGAACGCCGCGGTGGCGACCGCCGCGGTCAGCGAATACGCGACGGTGCGACTGGCCGACCCGCAGGAAGCGGTTCCGCGGAACCGTTTCTGACGCGCACGTCAGCGTTCTCATGGATTGCGACCACCGATCGATCAGAACGAGTGCCGCGCCAACGCGTCTCGAACGCCGCGATCGTCTCGATCACGTTGCTGATGGTGAACTCGACACGCCGGATTTCGGAACGATCCGAGGCGATACCGCGACGCAACCGATCATGGTGCGCCCGCGCGGTGGTCGGAGACGCGTCCGATACGCGTTGGACCGTGCATCTCCATCGCGAGGCCGGCAAGCGGCGCGTTTGCTCGGTGACGTCAGCCTCGGGGCAGTCCGAGGATGCGTTCGCCGATGACGTCGCGCTGGACCTCGCTGGTGCCGCCGCCGATCGTCAGCGCGGGGGAGTAGAGGAAGCCGTAGCCCCAGGCGCCGGCGCGATCCTCGTAGGGGGATGCGTCGGCGAGGAGGCCGTCGGTGCCACAGAGGTCGAGCGCGAGCTGCATGACGTGTTGGCCGTGCTTGTCGGCGAGCGTCTTGCGCACCGACGCCTCGGGTCCGGGCTCGAGGCCGCGCAGGCGCGCCGACACGGTGCGCAGACGGATGAGCCGCAGCACCTCCGACTCGATGTGCAGCGCCGCGAGTCGCTGGCGCAGCGCGCGCGACCGCACGCCCCCGTGCGCGCGCACGAGATCCAACAGGTCGTTGGTCGTCGGACCGCGACCCCACAGCGCGCCCTCACCCGACAGTGAGACGCGCTCGTTGCCGAGCGTGACCTTCGCGAGTCGCCAACCGTCGTGCTCGGTGCCGACGACGTTCGCGGCAGGCACGCGCACGCCGTCGAAGATCACTTCGTTGAACTCGTGCGTGCCCGTCATCTGCACGATCGGTCGCACGGTGACGCCCGGCGACTGCATGTCGAGCACGAAGTACGTGATGCCCTGGTGCGCCTCGGCCGCCGGATCGGTTCGCGCGAGCAGGATCCCCCAACGCGCGAACTGCGCGAGCGTCGTCCAGACCTTGCCGCCGTTCACGACATACTCGTCGCCGTCGCGTGTCGCGCGCGTGCGCAACGACGCGAGGTCGGAGCCGGCGTCGGGCTCGCTGAACAGCTGGCACCACAGCTCGGATCCGTCGAGGATTCCGGGCAGCCAGCGCGCCTGCTGCTCCGCGTTGCCCGCGACGAGCAGCGTGGGCCCGGCCCATCCGATCCCGATCGGGTTCAGGGGACGTGGCGCCTTCGCGACGCGCAGGACCCCGTCGATCGCGAGCTGCTCGGCCGGACCCGCGTCGACGCCGTAGGGGCGGGGCCAATGCGGCGCCGCGTATCCGGCGCGGGCCAGGCGGGCCACGAAGTCGGCCGGGAATCGCCCGCCGGGCGCGGTCGCGGCGAGAAATGCCTCGCACTCCCGGGCCGCGGCCTCGGCGCCCGCGTCGGCCGAATCGACGGTCGTGGACTCCACGGGCCGACGCTAACCCTCGAGCCGAGCATCCGGCCCGGTCGTCGGTGCCGAATGCGCAGCGTGACTGCGATCCTGCTCCCTCCCGGCGCGTGCGATCCTGTCGTCATCGATCCTTCTCCCAATTCCGACGATGGCGAGCTCGTCTCGGCCATCGCGGCCCGCGACGACGGGGCGCTGGCGGAGGCCTATCGCCGCCACGGTCCGAACTGCTTCGCGCTCGCGCGCCGGGTTCTCGTCGACCGCGCGCTCGCCGAAGAGGTCGTGCAGGAGATCTTCATCCGGCTCTGGAACCAGCCGCTGCGCTACGAGCCCGCGCGTGGCTCATTGCGCTCGTTCCTCGTCGCGCAGGCCCACGGGCGCAGCGTCGACCTGTTGCGCGCCGAGACCGCGCGCCGCCGCCGTGAAGAGAAGGAGGCCCGTCAGCGGTTCGACCCGGTGCTCGACCTCGGTCGCGAGATCGTCAACCTCAACGAGGGCGAGACCGTGCGCGACGCGCTCGCCGCGTTGCCCGAGCCCGAGCGCGTCGCGATCGAGCTCGCGTACTTCGGCGGGCACACCTACCGCGAGGTCGCGGCGATGCTCGAACAGCCCGAGGGCACGGTGAAGAGCCGCATCCGAGCCGGTCTGCTCCGGTTGCGCGCCGCGCTCGTCGAGGCGGGGATCACGGAATCATGAGCGACGCGCGCGACCACTCGGTCGACGACCTCCTGGCTGCCTTCGCGCTCGACGCCGTCGAGCCCGAGGAACGCGCGCGGGTCGAACGGCACCTCGCCGTCGATCCCGACGCGCGCGCCGAGGTCGACGCGATGCGCGAGACCGCGGCCGTGCTCGCGTCGGTTCCGCGCGAAGGCCAGGGCGCGTCTGCCGATCTCTGGGACCGCATCGCCGCCGCGATCAAGACCGACGACGAAGCACCGGAGCGCACCGCCGTCGAGCCGATCCCGATCACGAGGACACACGGCGCGCGATCGGTTCCGATGCGCGTCTTCGCGCCGATCGCCGCCGCGGCGGCGATCCTCGTCGTGGTGCTCGCGTTCGCGGTCGCGAACCGTGCTCCGAGCCGTGTCGGCGACACCGCGGCCGCGTACCGCCACGCGGTCGCGCACGGTGCGACGACGGTCGCGCTCGACACCGGCGCGCACGCGCCCGTTGCCGAGATCGCGTTGCAGTCCGACGGCACCGGATACCTGCGCAACGAGCACCTCGCGGCGCTGCCGGCCGGCCGCACGTACCAGCTGTGGGCGGTGAACGGCACCGGTGCTTCGCAGACCGCGATCTCGGCGGGTGTGCTCGGTCCCGACCCGAGCGCGGTCGCGTTCCACGTCGCGTCTGCGCCCGACGCGTTCGCGATCACGGTGGAGCAGGCGCCGGGGGTCGTGCAGTCGACGCAGCAACCCGCGGCCGTGGGCGAGGTGAACGCCTGATCGCTCCGGATCCGTTCGGTGTCTACGTACACGTGCCGTTCTGCGCGCACCGGTGCGATTACTGCGACTTCGCGACGTGGACGGACCGCGCGCACCTCGTCGACGACTACGTCGACGCGTGTGTCACCGATCTCGGACGCCGCGCGCCGCAGCCCGCGACGAGCGTCTTCTTCGGTGGCGGCACGCCCTCGTTGATCCCGGCCGAGCAACTCGTCCGCGTCCTCGACGCGATCCCGCGCGCCGACGACTGCGAGGTGACGGTCGAGTGCAATCCCGACTCGGTCGACGACGCGAAGCTCGCGTCGTACCGCGAGCACGGCGTGAACCGGCTGTCGTTCGGCATGCAGTCGAGCCGCGCGCACGTGCTCGCCGCACTCGGCCGGACGCACGACCGTGCAAACGTCGCGCGTTCGATCGCCGCCGCGCGCGACGTGGGCTTCGCGCGGGTGAGCGTCGACCTCATCTACGGCACGCCGGGGGAGTCCCTCGACGACTGGCGCCGCACGCTCGACGACGCGCTCGCACTCGAACCCGATCACGTGAGCGCGTACGCGCTGACCGTCGAGCCCGCGACCCCGCTCGGCAAGCGCGTCGCCGCGGGCACCGCACGATCGCCCGACGACGACGACCAGGCCGACAAGTACGCGATCGCCGACGAGCGTCTCTCGGACGCGGGCTTCGAGTGGTACGAGATCTCGAACTGGGCGCGCCCAGAACAGGAGTCTCGCCACAACCTCCTGTACTGGACCGGTGCCGATTACCTCGCGATCGGTTGCGCCGCGCACGGCTACACGGACGGCCGCCGCTGGTGGACCGTGCGCACGCCCGAGCGCTACATCGAGCGCGTCGCGCAGGCGGACTCCACCGAAGCCGACTCCGAGACGCTCGATCCCGCCGCACGCGAGGAAGAGGCGTTCGCGCTCCTCCTCCGACTGCGCGCCGGCGCACTCCTTCCGGCCGCGGCCCTGAAGACCGCCGGAGCCCTCGCCGACGGCGGCCTCCTCGATCCCGCCGCCCTGCCCGAGCGCGTGGTCCTCACCCGGTCGGGACGGCTCATGGCCTCCGACGTCACCGCCCGCCTCCTCCTCGCGCTCGAAGCGGGCTCGATACCGAGTCGCACGTGATCCGACGGTCTCCCATCCCGCGTGCGGAGCGGCGAGCGGCGGCGCAGCCGAGCGGGCCCGGTACCCCGGCTCGCAGCGAGCGCGACCGGAAGCGCTGGCACTCGGTACCATTGAGTGCCAATCCGCCGCCGTCCCGGCGGACCGGTTCCGGGTGGGAGCCCCATGACTGAGCCCGAGCAGGTCCTCGACGACCGCAAGTCGGCGATCCTGCGCGCCATCGTCGAGGAGTACGTCGCGTCGGCGCAGCCGGTCGGGTCGCAGACGATCGCCCACACCCGCGACCTCGGCGTCTCCGCCGCGACGGTGCGCAACGAGATGGGCGCGCTCGAGCGCGAGGGCTTCATCACCCAGCCCCACACCTCGGCCGGCCGCATCCCGACCGACAAGGGCTACCGCTTCTACGTCGACCGCTTCACCGGCGAGGGCTCGCTGCCCGCGCCCCAGCGCCGGGAGGTTGCCGACTTCTTCATGTCGGCGGTGGGCGTGATGGACGACCTCCTCCTCAACACGAGCCAGCTGCTCGCGCGCCTCACCTGCCACGCCGCAGTCATCGTCGGTCCGCAGCCCGATGTCGCGGTCGTCGTCGGCTTGACGCTCGTGCGGCTCCAGCCGCGGGTCGTGCTCGCAGTCGTCGTGCTGTCGAACGGCGCGGTCGAGAAGGAGCACGTCGTCCTCGACTTCGACGTGAGCGACGACGACGTCGCCGCCGCGAACGCGCAGCTGTCGCGCCACCTGCTCGGCTCGACGTTCGCGACCATCAGTGATCCGCCGCGCGCGTCCGGCCGACCCGACCTCGCGCAGCGGCTCGCCGGCGACATCTGCGACGCGCTCCGCCACCGCGCGGCGATCGGTAGTGAGCCGTTGTTCGTCGGCGGTGCGAGCCGCCTCGCCGCCGAGCACGAGGCGTTCGCGAACGCGAACGTCGCGGCGCGCCTGCTCGACCTGCTCGAGGAGCACGTCGTGATGGTTGCGCTCATGCGTGAGCTGCTCGGCCCGGGCGTGACCGTGCGCATCGGTTCCGAGCACGAGAGCACCGACCTGCGCGACTGCTCGGTCGTGCTCGCGCCGTATCTCGTCGAGGGTCAGCCCGGCGGTACGGTCGGTGTTCTCGGCCCGACGCGCATGGACTACCGCCAGGCCCAGGCCGCGGTCGCCACGGTGTCGCGCCTGCTCAGTCGTTCGCTCTCCCACTCGACGTGACGACCACCCCGATGCAGGACTTCTACGAGATTCTCGGCGTCACCCGCAGCGCCACCGACGACGAGATCAAGAAGGCGTACCGCGCGCTCGCGCGGCAGTACCACCCGGACGCGAACCCCGGCGACGCCGACGCCGAAGCGCGCTTCAAGGAAGTGTCGGTCGCGTACGAGACACTGCGCGATCCCGAGAAGCGCCGGCGCTACGACATGTTCGGCGCCGAGGGTCTCGGCCAGGCCGCGGGCTTCGGCGGCGGGGACTTCGGGCTCAACGACCTGTTCGACGCGTTCTTCGGCGGCGACGCCTTCGGCCGTGCACGCGGTTCGGCGGGGCCGCCGCGCGGGCAGGACGCCGAGACGGCGATGGAGCTGACGCTCGAAGAGGCCGCGTTCGGCGTGACCCGCACGCTCGAGATCACGATGCCCGTCGAGTGCGACACCTGTGGCGGCGACGGCGCCGCCGAGGGCACGCACGCGGAGACCTGTCCGACGTGCGAAGGCCGCGGCGAGGTTCGCCAGATGCGGCGTTCCATCCTCGGCCAGCTCGTGACCGCGGGTCCGTGCCCCCAGTGCAGCGGTCTCGGCACGATCGTGCCGAACCCGTGTCCGACCTGTCGCGGCGAGGGTCGTCACCGCGGGACGCGCAGCCTCGACGTCGAGGTGCCGCCGGGCATCGACGACGGGCAACGGCTGCGGCTCGCGGGTCGGGGCCCTGCCGCGCCGCGCGGCGGCGGAGCCGGCGACCTCTACGTCGGCGTGCGCATGCGGCGCGATCCGCGCTTCGAGCGCCGCGGCGACGACCTCTACCGCCTCCAGCGCGTCGCGCTCACGCAGGCCGCGCTCGGTGCCGAGGTCGAGATCGAGACCCTCGACGGGCCCGAGGTCGTGATCGTCGAGCCGGGTACGCAACCCGGTGCGGTGCAGCGCATCCGCGGGAAGGGCATGCCGTCGCTGCGCACCGGGCGGCGCGGCGACATCCTCGTCGAGCTCGACGTCGAGGTGCCGACCGACCTCACCGGCGACCAGGCCGAGCTGCTCGCGCAGTTCGCCGCGCTCCGCGGCGAAGAGGTGTCGCCGCCCAAGGATCACGGACTCTTCTCGCGCATCAAGTCCGCCTTCCAATGAGTGTGCGCTCTGGTCGGGCTCGCACGCTTCGCCCTCCGGACGCCCCAGTCGCAGGTTTCGACGGGCCGCGAAGCGACCCCGCGATCGTGGCGGTCGCGGCGCGCGCACGGTGAACGCGGCCTGCGCCGCGGACGAAGCCGCGGCCGCGCACTGCTTCGTCGACGCGCTCGACACCGCGGTCACCGTCGAGGGCGCCGACGGCCATCACCTCCAGCGCGTCCGCCGGTTGCGCGTCGGTGAGCTCGTCACCGCGGCCGACGGCGACGGCCGGTGGCGGCGCTACGTGGTCGCGAGCGCGGAGCCGGGCCGCCTGCTGTTGCGCGCCGACTCCGAAGTCGCGTGCGAGCCCGAGCCTGCGCCGGGAGTGTCGCTCGCGGTCGCGCTCACGAAGGGCGCGAAGCTCGAGACCGTCGTCGCGCAGTTGACCGAGCTCGGCGTGCGCCGCATCGAGCCGGTGCGGGCCCGTCGGTCGGTCGTGCGTTGGGACGACGACCGGGCCGCGGCCGCGGTCGACCGGCTCCGCTCGGTCGCGAGGGAGGCGGCGATGCAGTGCCGGCGGGCACGGGTGCCCGACGTCGCGCCGGTGGCCGATCTCGCCGCCCTCACCGGCCGCCCCGGCCTCGTGATCGCCAGCCGCACGGGCGATCCGGCCGAAGCGCTGGCCGCGCCGCCGGCCGGGGAGGTCTGGACGGTCGTCGTCGGGCCGGAGGGTGGGTTCGATCCCGGCGAGGTCGAGGCGCTCGGCCCCGCGGCCGTCATCAGATTGTCACCGTACGTGCTGCGCGCCGCGACCGCGCCGGTCGTAGCGGCCGCTTTGCTCGTCGCGCGAGCGTCCCCTGGGCCTGATGTGGTCAGTGATGCTTCGATCACCCAAAGTGAGTCCCCCTCGGAAGCATGACTTTCACGTAGCGTGCTGGTATTCTCAGCCGCGGGGCTGGTACGGGCGCAGGGGTGAGGGAGTTCGGGGTGTCGAGCAGCGGAGCACGTGTCGGGGAGCGTCTCAGGGCGATCCGCCGGCAAAAGGGCCTTTCCCTCCACGATGTGGAGGCACGGTCGAACCTCGAGTTCAAGGCGTCCGTTCTCGGCGCCTACGAGCGCGGCGAGCGGGCCATCTCGGTCCCGAGGCTGTTGCGGCTCTCGGAGATCTACGAGGTGCCCGGCGACCAGCTGCTGCCTCGGGACTCCGAGTCCGAGATCAACCTCGCCGATGCCGGCACCACGTCGGGCCTGTCGCTCGACACCGGCTACACGATCGATCTCACTCGCCTCGGCGACGTCGACGATCCCGACGCGGCGATCCTGTCGCGCTACGCGCGCACGATCCAGCTGCAGCGTCAGGACTTCAACGGCAAGATGCTGACGATTCGGCGCGACGACCTGCGCGTGTTGGCCGCGGTGCTCGACCGGGGCGTCGAAGAGCTCGGCTTGCGCTTCGACCAACTCGGTCTGCGCGCCACCACCTGAGGTTGCGAGCCGCGCCGGAGCGTTCGTCGGCGCCGCTACGCTGACGTCTGCCTTGGCAACTTCCGCGGCGTCCACGCAGGTCAAGATCCTCGTCCCGGGCAACCACTTGATGGTCGGCCTGCTCGGTCAACGCGACGAGCTGCTGCGCATGGTCGAAGACGCGTTCCCCGTGTCGATCCACGTGCGCGGCAACGAGATCACCGTGACCGGCGAGGAAGCCGAGACCGAGCGCGTCGGCCGGCTGTTCGAGGAGCTCGTCGTCCTGCTCGAGCGCGGTCACGAGCTCGACCGCGACAACGTGTCGCGTTCGATCGAGATGTTGAAGGCCGACCAGCGTCCGAGCGAGGTGCTGACCGTCGAGGTCGTGAAGGGTCGCAAGACCGTGCGGCCGAAGACGAGCGGTCAGAAGCGCTACGTCGACGCCGTGCGCGAGAACACGGTCACGTTCGCGATCGGACCCGCGGGCACCGGCAAGAGCTACCTCGCGGTCGCGCTCGCGGTGCAGGCGCTCCAGGCGAAGCAGGTGAACCGCATCATCCTCACCCGTCCGGCGGTCGAGGCCGGCGAGCGACTCGGGTTCCTGCCCGGCGACGTCCTCGCGAAGGTCGATCCGTATCTGCGGCCGCTGTACGACGCGCTCTACGACATGGTCGAGCCCGAGGCGATCGGCCGGCTCATGGAACGGGGCACGATCGAGGTCGCGCCGCTCGCCTACATGCGCGGCCGCACGCTCAACGACTCGTTCATCATCCTCGACGAGGCGCAGAACACCACCGCCGAGCAGATGAAGATGTTCCTGACGCGGCTGGGCTTCGGGTCCAAGGCCGTCGTCACCGGCGACATCACGCAGATCGATCTGCCCGACGGTCGCGGCCGTTCGGGGCTGCTGGCGGTGCGCTCGGTCCTCGACGACATCGACGGGCTCGTGTTCGTCGAGCTGGGCAGCAGCGACGTCGTGCGGCACCGCATCGTGCAGGACATCGTCGACGCGTACGAGCGCCACGAGACGAGCAAACCGTGAGTGCCGTGACCCGGCGCGCACGATCCGGTCTTTCCCACGCGGCGAAGGCGGCGAGCGGAGCGACCCGTCGAGCTCGCCAGAGAGCGCCCGAAGTCGCGACCCGAAGGGGAGCGACTGAAGTAGCGAGCGAATCGACATGAGCGACGAGATCGACAGCACGGTTTTCGTGGCGGACGAGCAGCACGACGTCACCGT
The Acidimicrobiia bacterium genome window above contains:
- the hrcA gene encoding heat-inducible transcriptional repressor HrcA codes for the protein MTEPEQVLDDRKSAILRAIVEEYVASAQPVGSQTIAHTRDLGVSAATVRNEMGALEREGFITQPHTSAGRIPTDKGYRFYVDRFTGEGSLPAPQRREVADFFMSAVGVMDDLLLNTSQLLARLTCHAAVIVGPQPDVAVVVGLTLVRLQPRVVLAVVVLSNGAVEKEHVVLDFDVSDDDVAAANAQLSRHLLGSTFATISDPPRASGRPDLAQRLAGDICDALRHRAAIGSEPLFVGGASRLAAEHEAFANANVAARLLDLLEEHVVMVALMRELLGPGVTVRIGSEHESTDLRDCSVVLAPYLVEGQPGGTVGVLGPTRMDYRQAQAAVATVSRLLSRSLSHST
- a CDS encoding anti-sigma factor; the encoded protein is MSDARDHSVDDLLAAFALDAVEPEERARVERHLAVDPDARAEVDAMRETAAVLASVPREGQGASADLWDRIAAAIKTDDEAPERTAVEPIPITRTHGARSVPMRVFAPIAAAAAILVVVLAFAVANRAPSRVGDTAAAYRHAVAHGATTVALDTGAHAPVAEIALQSDGTGYLRNEHLAALPAGRTYQLWAVNGTGASQTAISAGVLGPDPSAVAFHVASAPDAFAITVEQAPGVVQSTQQPAAVGEVNA
- a CDS encoding PhoH family protein, whose translation is MVGLLGQRDELLRMVEDAFPVSIHVRGNEITVTGEEAETERVGRLFEELVVLLERGHELDRDNVSRSIEMLKADQRPSEVLTVEVVKGRKTVRPKTSGQKRYVDAVRENTVTFAIGPAGTGKSYLAVALAVQALQAKQVNRIILTRPAVEAGERLGFLPGDVLAKVDPYLRPLYDALYDMVEPEAIGRLMERGTIEVAPLAYMRGRTLNDSFIILDEAQNTTAEQMKMFLTRLGFGSKAVVTGDITQIDLPDGRGRSGLLAVRSVLDDIDGLVFVELGSSDVVRHRIVQDIVDAYERHETSKP
- a CDS encoding sigma-70 family RNA polymerase sigma factor, which gives rise to MTAILLPPGACDPVVIDPSPNSDDGELVSAIAARDDGALAEAYRRHGPNCFALARRVLVDRALAEEVVQEIFIRLWNQPLRYEPARGSLRSFLVAQAHGRSVDLLRAETARRRREEKEARQRFDPVLDLGREIVNLNEGETVRDALAALPEPERVAIELAYFGGHTYREVAAMLEQPEGTVKSRIRAGLLRLRAALVEAGITES
- a CDS encoding transcriptional regulator, with amino-acid sequence MSSSGARVGERLRAIRRQKGLSLHDVEARSNLEFKASVLGAYERGERAISVPRLLRLSEIYEVPGDQLLPRDSESEINLADAGTTSGLSLDTGYTIDLTRLGDVDDPDAAILSRYARTIQLQRQDFNGKMLTIRRDDLRVLAAVLDRGVEELGLRFDQLGLRATT
- a CDS encoding acyl-CoA dehydrogenase family protein; translation: MESTTVDSADAGAEAAARECEAFLAATAPGGRFPADFVARLARAGYAAPHWPRPYGVDAGPAEQLAIDGVLRVAKAPRPLNPIGIGWAGPTLLVAGNAEQQARWLPGILDGSELWCQLFSEPDAGSDLASLRTRATRDGDEYVVNGGKVWTTLAQFARWGILLARTDPAAEAHQGITYFVLDMQSPGVTVRPIVQMTGTHEFNEVIFDGVRVPAANVVGTEHDGWRLAKVTLGNERVSLSGEGALWGRGPTTNDLLDLVRAHGGVRSRALRQRLAALHIESEVLRLIRLRTVSARLRGLEPGPEASVRKTLADKHGQHVMQLALDLCGTDGLLADASPYEDRAGAWGYGFLYSPALTIGGGTSEVQRDVIGERILGLPRG
- the hemW gene encoding radical SAM family heme chaperone HemW, whose amino-acid sequence is MPFCAHRCDYCDFATWTDRAHLVDDYVDACVTDLGRRAPQPATSVFFGGGTPSLIPAEQLVRVLDAIPRADDCEVTVECNPDSVDDAKLASYREHGVNRLSFGMQSSRAHVLAALGRTHDRANVARSIAAARDVGFARVSVDLIYGTPGESLDDWRRTLDDALALEPDHVSAYALTVEPATPLGKRVAAGTARSPDDDDQADKYAIADERLSDAGFEWYEISNWARPEQESRHNLLYWTGADYLAIGCAAHGYTDGRRWWTVRTPERYIERVAQADSTEADSETLDPAAREEEAFALLLRLRAGALLPAAALKTAGALADGGLLDPAALPERVVLTRSGRLMASDVTARLLLALEAGSIPSRT
- the dnaJ gene encoding molecular chaperone DnaJ, producing MTTTPMQDFYEILGVTRSATDDEIKKAYRALARQYHPDANPGDADAEARFKEVSVAYETLRDPEKRRRYDMFGAEGLGQAAGFGGGDFGLNDLFDAFFGGDAFGRARGSAGPPRGQDAETAMELTLEEAAFGVTRTLEITMPVECDTCGGDGAAEGTHAETCPTCEGRGEVRQMRRSILGQLVTAGPCPQCSGLGTIVPNPCPTCRGEGRHRGTRSLDVEVPPGIDDGQRLRLAGRGPAAPRGGGAGDLYVGVRMRRDPRFERRGDDLYRLQRVALTQAALGAEVEIETLDGPEVVIVEPGTQPGAVQRIRGKGMPSLRTGRRGDILVELDVEVPTDLTGDQAELLAQFAALRGEEVSPPKDHGLFSRIKSAFQ
- a CDS encoding RsmE family RNA methyltransferase; the protein is MNAACAADEAAAAHCFVDALDTAVTVEGADGHHLQRVRRLRVGELVTAADGDGRWRRYVVASAEPGRLLLRADSEVACEPEPAPGVSLAVALTKGAKLETVVAQLTELGVRRIEPVRARRSVVRWDDDRAAAAVDRLRSVAREAAMQCRRARVPDVAPVADLAALTGRPGLVIASRTGDPAEALAAPPAGEVWTVVVGPEGGFDPGEVEALGPAAVIRLSPYVLRAATAPVVAAALLVARASPGPDVVSDASITQSESPSEA